The following proteins come from a genomic window of Microbacterium sulfonylureivorans:
- a CDS encoding TrmH family RNA methyltransferase, whose amino-acid sequence MTDALESDEPTLPVGVGPWPGGADAWPDDPRYDRSLLEHGDRRNVVDAYRYWTMDAIVADLDEHRHGFHVAIENWQHDMNIGSIVRSANAFLAAEVHIIGRRRWNRRGAMVTDRYQHVRHHESVAAFQEWADAASLPVIAIDNVDGSVPLARADLPERCVLLFGQEGPGLSPEAVAAASAVVEITQYGSTRSLNASAAGAVVMYEWCRRWA is encoded by the coding sequence GTGACTGACGCCCTCGAATCGGACGAGCCGACACTGCCCGTGGGCGTCGGCCCGTGGCCAGGAGGAGCGGATGCCTGGCCCGACGACCCGCGCTACGACCGGAGCCTTCTCGAGCACGGCGACCGGCGCAACGTGGTCGACGCCTACCGGTACTGGACGATGGACGCGATCGTCGCGGATCTCGACGAGCATCGCCACGGTTTCCACGTCGCGATCGAGAACTGGCAGCACGACATGAACATCGGCTCGATCGTGCGCAGCGCCAATGCGTTCCTCGCCGCAGAGGTGCACATCATCGGCCGGCGCCGCTGGAACCGCCGCGGGGCGATGGTCACCGACCGTTACCAGCACGTGCGCCACCACGAGTCCGTCGCGGCGTTCCAGGAATGGGCGGATGCCGCATCCCTCCCCGTCATCGCGATCGACAACGTCGACGGGTCGGTGCCCCTGGCCCGCGCCGACCTGCCCGAGCGCTGCGTGCTGCTGTTCGGGCAGGAGGGCCCCGGGCTCTCGCCCGAGGCGGTGGCCGCGGCATCCGCCGTCGTCGAGATCACCCAGTACGGCTCGACGCGCTCACTCAACGCGAGTGCGGCCGGCGCCGTGGTGATGTACGAGTGGTGCCGGCGCTGGGCGTGA
- a CDS encoding Nramp family divalent metal transporter has protein sequence MPKNAGAVGEDRVRAAAPRAPRRSLTTPRAAWLIGPALVAGVAYLDPGNVASNMTAGAVYGYLLVWVVVLGNVMAWLIQYLSAKLGIVTGRSLPETLGARIGNRWGRRTYWLQAELVAMATDIAEVIGGAVALNLLFDVPLLWGGVITGTVSIVLLLVQSRRGPRTFEFVVIGMVAIIAIGFTYGVFVAPPDPSGIAAGLVPRFEDSGSVLLAASILGATIMPHAIYAHSALARDRFAPRPGTGAPAPAGDVSPGARVEAPLDELRGIGTARLLRATKWDVTIAMLIAGTVNLCILLLAAANLAGVPGTDTLEGAYAALDAGLGPAVATLFAVGLLASGLASTSVGAYAGAEIMHGLLHIRVPLLARRLVTLIPALVILAAGVDPTLALVLSQVVLSFGIPFALIPLVALTAKTEVLGRFRNRVMTTVAGVAASVFLIALNAILLWLVLTGS, from the coding sequence ATGCCGAAAAATGCAGGTGCGGTCGGTGAGGACCGCGTGCGTGCCGCCGCGCCGAGAGCGCCCCGGCGCTCGCTGACGACGCCCCGAGCGGCGTGGCTCATCGGCCCGGCCCTCGTCGCGGGCGTCGCCTATCTCGATCCGGGCAACGTCGCGAGCAACATGACCGCCGGAGCCGTCTACGGCTACCTGCTCGTGTGGGTCGTCGTGCTCGGCAACGTGATGGCCTGGCTCATCCAGTACCTGTCGGCGAAGCTCGGCATCGTCACCGGGCGGAGCCTGCCCGAGACGCTCGGGGCGCGCATCGGCAACCGCTGGGGCAGGCGCACGTACTGGCTGCAGGCCGAGCTCGTCGCGATGGCGACCGACATCGCCGAGGTCATCGGCGGTGCGGTGGCGCTCAACCTCCTCTTCGACGTGCCTCTGCTGTGGGGTGGCGTGATCACGGGCACGGTGTCGATCGTGCTGCTGCTCGTGCAGTCCCGGCGCGGCCCGCGCACGTTCGAGTTCGTCGTGATCGGCATGGTCGCGATCATCGCGATCGGCTTCACGTACGGCGTCTTCGTCGCGCCGCCGGACCCCTCCGGGATCGCGGCCGGACTGGTGCCGCGCTTCGAGGACAGCGGCTCGGTGCTGCTCGCGGCCTCGATCCTCGGCGCGACGATCATGCCTCATGCGATCTACGCGCACAGCGCGCTCGCGCGGGACCGCTTCGCGCCGCGTCCGGGCACCGGCGCGCCCGCCCCTGCCGGCGACGTCTCCCCGGGCGCCCGGGTCGAGGCGCCCCTCGACGAGCTCCGAGGCATCGGCACCGCGCGGCTCCTCCGCGCGACGAAGTGGGACGTCACCATCGCGATGCTGATCGCCGGAACCGTGAACCTCTGCATCCTGCTCCTGGCGGCCGCGAACCTCGCCGGCGTCCCGGGGACCGACACCCTCGAGGGCGCGTACGCCGCGCTCGATGCCGGCCTCGGCCCCGCGGTCGCGACGCTGTTCGCCGTCGGACTGCTCGCGAGCGGGCTCGCCTCGACCTCAGTGGGCGCCTACGCCGGCGCCGAGATCATGCACGGCCTGCTGCACATCCGTGTGCCGCTGCTCGCCCGCCGCCTCGTGACGCTCATCCCGGCACTCGTGATCCTCGCGGCGGGCGTCGACCCGACGCTCGCCCTGGTGCTCAGCCAGGTCGTGCTGTCGTTCGGCATCCCGTTCGCGCTCATCCCGCTCGTGGCCCTCACCGCGAAGACCGAGGTGCTCGGCAGGTTCCGCAACCGCGTGATGACCACGGTCGCGGGGGTCGCGGCATCCGTCTTCCTCATCGCCCTCAACGCGATCCTGCTGTGGCTGGTGCTCACGGGCTCGTGA
- a CDS encoding metal-dependent transcriptional regulator: protein MPSPAVDDYLKTIYHHTEWQTERITPSQLAAELGLAPSSVTEMVQKLAAQGLVTHRPYGPIALTEAGEQRAASIIRRHRLIETWLVREFGYAWDEVHDEAEVLEHAISDRLLEGIDERLGRPRYDPHGDAIPDASGRVDRVPFVLLGTAAAGHIGRVLRVSDRDPELLRAVEAAGVAVGAEATVRDAATLRIAGADVALPTAAAEAVWLSA, encoded by the coding sequence GTGCCCTCCCCCGCCGTCGACGACTACCTCAAGACGATCTACCACCACACCGAGTGGCAGACCGAGCGCATCACGCCCTCGCAGCTCGCCGCCGAGCTCGGCCTCGCCCCGTCGAGCGTGACGGAGATGGTCCAGAAGCTGGCGGCGCAGGGCCTCGTCACGCACCGCCCGTACGGACCGATCGCGCTGACCGAGGCGGGCGAGCAGAGGGCGGCGTCGATCATCCGCCGGCACCGGCTCATCGAGACCTGGCTCGTCCGCGAGTTCGGCTACGCGTGGGACGAGGTCCACGACGAGGCGGAAGTCCTCGAGCACGCGATCAGCGACCGGCTGCTCGAGGGCATCGACGAGCGGCTCGGGCGTCCGCGCTACGACCCCCACGGCGATGCGATCCCGGATGCCTCGGGCCGCGTCGACCGCGTGCCTTTCGTGCTCCTCGGCACGGCCGCCGCGGGCCACATCGGCCGCGTGCTGCGCGTGAGCGACCGGGACCCCGAACTGCTCCGCGCCGTCGAGGCCGCCGGCGTCGCCGTGGGCGCCGAGGCGACCGTGCGGGATGCAGCCACCCTCCGCATCGCGGGAGCCGATGTCGCGCTGCCCACCGCCGCCGCCGAGGCGGTCTGGCTCAGCGCCTGA
- a CDS encoding SDR family NAD(P)-dependent oxidoreductase, whose product MVEVVRTTWDPRSLPDLSGRTYLVTGSNAGLGYFASEQLVRAGARVYMTGRHPNRLAAARAAVRRRVPDAPHGATETLMLDTSNLGSVRSAAASVRGKGGLDGVLLNAGIVHPPKERETTVDGHEVVFATNALGHFALAGELLTALAARSGRMVWVGSMSTALTPYDPVDPQLAEGYSAWRAYVQSKIATTALGFEADRRLRAAAVPVRSIVAHPGYSTSGRTPGIAGVNAPSRGTRFADNLQAAITQSKEHGAWSLVRALIDPGIEGGEFWGPRTVARGEPRRQRAARITRDAEVGARLWRAAEDATGVRWPFERAARAGAA is encoded by the coding sequence ATGGTCGAAGTCGTGCGCACGACGTGGGATCCCCGCAGCCTCCCCGACCTCTCGGGGCGCACCTATCTCGTGACCGGGTCGAACGCGGGGCTCGGATACTTCGCGTCGGAGCAGCTGGTGCGAGCGGGAGCTCGCGTCTACATGACGGGTCGCCACCCGAATCGCCTCGCGGCAGCGCGCGCCGCGGTGCGGCGGCGGGTTCCGGATGCTCCGCACGGCGCCACCGAGACGCTCATGCTCGACACGAGCAATCTCGGGTCGGTGCGCTCGGCCGCGGCGAGCGTCCGAGGCAAGGGCGGCCTCGACGGGGTCCTCCTCAACGCCGGGATCGTGCATCCGCCGAAGGAGCGCGAGACGACCGTCGACGGGCACGAGGTCGTGTTCGCCACCAACGCCCTCGGGCACTTCGCGCTCGCGGGAGAGCTGCTGACCGCGCTGGCGGCGCGGTCGGGTCGGATGGTGTGGGTCGGCAGCATGTCGACGGCGCTCACGCCCTACGACCCGGTCGACCCGCAGCTCGCCGAGGGGTACTCGGCGTGGCGCGCGTACGTGCAGTCGAAGATCGCGACGACGGCCCTCGGATTCGAGGCCGACCGGCGCCTGCGCGCCGCCGCGGTGCCGGTGCGCAGCATCGTCGCCCACCCGGGCTACTCCACGAGCGGCCGCACGCCCGGCATCGCGGGAGTGAACGCCCCGTCGAGGGGAACGCGGTTCGCCGACAACCTGCAGGCCGCGATCACGCAGTCGAAGGAGCACGGCGCCTGGTCGCTCGTGCGGGCGCTGATCGATCCTGGGATCGAGGGCGGCGAGTTCTGGGGGCCCCGCACGGTCGCGCGGGGAGAGCCGAGGCGCCAGCGGGCGGCGAGGATCACGCGAGATGCCGAGGTCGGCGCGCGACTGTGGCGTGCCGCCGAGGACGCGACCGGGGTCCGCTGGCCGTTCGAGCGGGCCGCCCGGGCCGGCGCGGCCTGA
- a CDS encoding HAD-IIA family hydrolase, which translates to MRTRAEIECWLTDMDGVLVHENTPIPGASALLEQWRDSGTPFLVLTNNSIFTPRDLSARLRASGLIVPEERIWTSALATADFLRSQMPGGTAFVIGEAGLTTALHEAGFIMTETDPDYVVVGETRNYSFEAITKAIRFIGAGARFIATNPDATGPSTDGVLPATGAITALITKATGMEPYVVGKPNPMMFRSALNRIGAHSENTGMIGDRMDTDVVAGIEAGLHTVLVLTGISDPAEIQRYPFRPDEVLNSVADLLADGPIESEEADIL; encoded by the coding sequence ATGCGGACCCGTGCCGAGATCGAATGCTGGCTGACCGACATGGACGGTGTCCTCGTCCATGAGAACACGCCGATCCCCGGGGCATCCGCCCTGCTCGAGCAGTGGCGCGACTCGGGCACCCCGTTCCTCGTGCTCACGAACAACTCGATCTTCACGCCGCGCGATCTGAGTGCCCGGCTGCGCGCGTCGGGACTCATCGTCCCGGAGGAGCGGATCTGGACGTCGGCGCTCGCGACGGCGGACTTCCTGCGCAGCCAGATGCCCGGCGGGACCGCCTTCGTCATCGGCGAGGCGGGGCTGACCACCGCGCTCCACGAGGCCGGGTTCATCATGACCGAGACCGATCCCGACTACGTGGTCGTCGGCGAGACGCGGAACTACTCGTTCGAGGCGATCACGAAGGCCATCCGCTTCATCGGCGCCGGCGCCCGCTTCATCGCGACCAACCCCGACGCGACCGGCCCGTCGACGGACGGCGTGCTGCCCGCAACCGGGGCCATCACCGCGCTCATCACGAAGGCCACCGGCATGGAGCCCTACGTCGTCGGCAAGCCCAACCCGATGATGTTCCGCTCGGCGCTCAACCGCATCGGGGCGCACTCGGAGAACACGGGCATGATCGGCGACCGCATGGACACCGACGTGGTGGCCGGCATCGAGGCCGGCCTCCACACGGTGCTCGTGCTCACGGGCATCAGCGACCCCGCCGAGATCCAGCGCTACCCGTTCCGGCCCGACGAGGTGCTGAACTCTGTCGCCGACCTTCTCGCCGATGGCCCGATCGAGAGCGAAGAGGCCGACATCCTCTAG
- a CDS encoding YdeI/OmpD-associated family protein yields the protein MGALDDGEKVEAADAGAWRDWLERNHRTSKGAWLVRARRDSGLVYVDYEDAIRQALCFGWIDGPVRTFDEATGGLWFAPRRPSSGWAATNKARLIELEASGLMTEAGVRAVEVAKKNGAWTVLDNAEALIEPDDLAAALDADAAAREAWDAFPPSARKFGIAFVDAARRPETRAARVVKIVADAAHGKRPG from the coding sequence ATGGGTGCGCTCGACGACGGAGAGAAGGTGGAGGCCGCAGACGCCGGGGCCTGGCGTGACTGGCTCGAACGCAACCACCGCACCTCGAAGGGCGCGTGGCTGGTCCGCGCCCGCCGCGACTCCGGCCTCGTCTACGTCGATTACGAGGATGCGATCCGCCAGGCGTTGTGCTTCGGCTGGATAGACGGCCCGGTGCGCACGTTCGACGAAGCCACCGGCGGACTGTGGTTCGCGCCGCGCCGACCCTCGAGCGGCTGGGCGGCGACCAACAAGGCGCGGCTGATCGAGCTCGAGGCGTCGGGGCTCATGACCGAGGCGGGTGTCCGCGCGGTCGAGGTCGCGAAGAAGAACGGGGCGTGGACGGTGCTCGACAATGCCGAGGCCCTCATCGAGCCCGACGACCTCGCCGCGGCGCTCGACGCCGACGCGGCGGCGAGAGAGGCATGGGACGCCTTCCCGCCGTCGGCGCGCAAGTTCGGGATCGCGTTCGTCGACGCCGCGCGCCGGCCCGAGACCCGGGCGGCGCGCGTCGTGAAGATCGTGGCGGATGCCGCGCACGGGAAGAGGCCGGGATGA
- the pyrE gene encoding orotate phosphoribosyltransferase: MTAASTPELEADRQYLIALIQDEAVFHGDFTLSSGKKATYYVDMRKLTLDHRAAPSIGRIMLDLIRDVDDIVAVGGLTLGADPIANAVMHESARTHKPLDAFVVRKEPKDHGRGRQVEGADVAGKRVVVLEDTSTTGQSALKAVEALRREGAEPVAVAVIVDRKTGAQAAVEAEGLQWLAAIDLDDLGLAPQ; this comes from the coding sequence ATGACCGCCGCGTCCACGCCCGAGCTCGAAGCCGACCGCCAGTACCTCATCGCCCTCATCCAGGACGAGGCCGTGTTCCATGGCGACTTCACGCTCTCGAGCGGCAAGAAGGCCACCTACTACGTCGACATGCGCAAGCTCACCCTCGACCACCGCGCGGCGCCGTCGATCGGGCGCATCATGCTCGACCTGATCCGCGACGTCGACGACATCGTCGCGGTCGGCGGCCTCACGCTCGGCGCCGACCCGATCGCGAATGCGGTCATGCACGAATCGGCGCGCACGCACAAACCGCTCGACGCCTTCGTCGTCCGCAAGGAGCCCAAGGACCACGGTCGCGGGCGCCAGGTGGAGGGGGCGGATGTCGCGGGCAAGCGCGTCGTCGTGCTCGAAGACACCTCGACCACGGGTCAGTCCGCGCTGAAGGCCGTCGAGGCGCTCCGACGTGAGGGCGCAGAGCCCGTCGCCGTCGCCGTGATCGTCGACCGCAAGACCGGCGCCCAGGCCGCGGTCGAGGCGGAGGGCCTGCAGTGGCTCGCCGCGATCGACCTGGACGACCTCGGGCTGGCCCCGCAGTAG